A stretch of Candidatus Binatia bacterium DNA encodes these proteins:
- a CDS encoding glycogen debranching enzyme N-terminal domain-containing protein: MSVTSAAGESIVPSKKRPQHAAHRPSPPSRPKSAPQGATQTLPPPRASSEPSAIPPPYAEWLEADGLGGYASGTVSGIRTRRSHALLLAARPQGGPVVLVNGLDARVTTPRGIFDLTSHRYAPDVVHPDGHRRIESFTADPWPTWVFRLEDGTRIEQQLFTVSGAAGVILTWSVVDGGAAGVQLMVRPLISGREARALHHENPHFRAEAVCCDTSVEWRPYESLPAILAGSNGHYGHHPFWYKNFLYEADRAAGRDHVEDLHSPGAFRFDLSRGEAVLVLTTAEGLRAMEAHAAARAAGLPGFVGPTSGDPEGALEALRESERAARADFPTPLLRAAESYVVRGGSGTAVAAGYPRTRASSRETFAAVRGLCIATGRLDDAKRILLPWVPTLARGLFPTTFPEGAAQPRYDSVDAPLWFIVAAHELLRASAEGRRRLSAAERNTLRGAIEAILPWYVEGTSYRIRMDEDGLLAAGEPNARVTWMDKACGAVAPRIGKAVEVQALWLNALRAGSEISTRWEALYQRGRGSFERRFWNDGAAS; encoded by the coding sequence GTGAGCGTCACGTCGGCCGCAGGGGAGTCCATCGTGCCCTCGAAGAAGCGACCGCAGCATGCGGCGCACCGTCCTTCGCCTCCATCGCGGCCGAAGAGCGCCCCGCAGGGCGCGACGCAGACCCTTCCGCCGCCTCGCGCGTCCTCCGAGCCCTCGGCCATTCCCCCTCCCTACGCGGAATGGCTGGAAGCGGATGGGCTGGGAGGCTACGCCTCGGGCACGGTCTCCGGCATCCGCACCCGGCGCTCGCACGCGCTGCTGCTCGCGGCGCGCCCGCAGGGCGGCCCCGTGGTCCTGGTCAACGGGCTCGACGCGCGGGTCACCACCCCGCGCGGCATCTTCGACCTGACCTCGCACCGCTACGCGCCCGACGTCGTTCATCCCGACGGACATCGCCGCATCGAGTCGTTCACCGCCGATCCGTGGCCCACGTGGGTCTTTCGCCTGGAGGACGGCACCCGCATCGAGCAGCAGCTCTTCACGGTGAGCGGCGCCGCGGGGGTCATCCTCACCTGGAGCGTGGTGGACGGCGGCGCGGCCGGCGTGCAGCTCATGGTCCGGCCGCTGATCTCCGGACGCGAGGCGCGCGCGCTCCACCACGAGAACCCCCACTTCCGGGCCGAGGCGGTCTGCTGCGACACGTCGGTCGAGTGGCGCCCCTACGAGAGTCTCCCGGCGATCCTCGCGGGGTCGAACGGCCATTACGGACACCATCCCTTCTGGTACAAGAACTTCCTCTACGAGGCCGATCGCGCCGCCGGACGCGACCACGTCGAGGACCTGCACTCCCCCGGCGCGTTCCGGTTCGACCTGAGCCGCGGCGAGGCGGTGCTCGTGCTCACGACCGCCGAGGGGCTCCGCGCCATGGAAGCGCACGCCGCCGCGCGGGCCGCGGGACTGCCCGGGTTCGTGGGGCCCACGAGCGGCGATCCCGAGGGGGCGCTGGAAGCGCTGCGCGAGAGCGAGCGCGCCGCGCGCGCGGACTTCCCGACGCCGCTTCTTCGCGCCGCCGAGTCGTACGTCGTCCGGGGCGGGAGCGGAACGGCGGTCGCGGCGGGATACCCGCGAACGCGCGCCTCCAGCCGCGAGACGTTCGCCGCGGTCCGCGGGCTCTGCATCGCGACGGGACGGCTCGACGACGCGAAGCGGATCCTGCTCCCCTGGGTTCCGACGCTCGCCCGTGGGCTCTTCCCCACGACCTTCCCCGAAGGCGCCGCCCAGCCGCGGTACGACTCGGTGGACGCGCCGCTCTGGTTCATCGTCGCCGCGCACGAGCTGCTGCGCGCCTCGGCCGAAGGCCGGCGACGACTCTCGGCGGCGGAGCGCAACACCCTCCGCGGCGCCATCGAGGCGATCCTCCCCTGGTACGTCGAGGGAACGAGCTACCGGATCCGCATGGACGAGGACGGGCTGTTGGCCGCGGGCGAGCCGAACGCTCGCGTCACCTGGATGGACAAGGCGTGCGGGGCCGTCGCGCCGCGCATCGGGAAAGCGGTCGAGGTCCAGGCCCTC